The following are encoded together in the Pectobacterium wasabiae CFBP 3304 genome:
- a CDS encoding TonB-dependent receptor produces the protein MRTLLALMPCVLIAPTYAQDDTTKKGEASGDEMVITASRSNIQQQKAPQVVTVITKEQIEQQMQVTSDSSQILSNLLPSFSPSRQKMSGSGETFRGRAPLVMIDGIPQSNPLRPTYREMHTIDYSMVERIEVIHGANATNGMGATGGVINIITRRPENGSFNQYVNVQTTLPTEKIRGETAGYKTTYRVDGRQDYLDYLFSIGYENQGLYLDGNNRPVGVDNTQGDTMDSRSYDLLAKVGYWLDDYQRIQLSVNRYNIKGENSYLSVDGVRRLGIPTTSVRGTPPGDAPHNSVWTTGLTYEHHDLAGMKLSALVFNQRYEALFGATLSDTFQDPSIAPMDTLYDQSRAISNKYGTKLALTKDDLLDDTLKVTVGFDTLYDKGKQDLYLTKRTYVPEMEYTNYSPFIQGEYQLLDNVTLHAGVRHEIAKLQVNDYQTLAYYKNVTVQGGSPKFNETLYNAGIVYAATDSLSLFANYSEGFGMPDVGRTLRSINRADVSLKNFDGFKPIVTDNVETGFRFKKDRFDLEASYYQSNAKLGERVVQSGDVFTSQRQRTRIQGVEVTAGYQINEQHKVNASYAHMEGKYDSNSDGKLDKKLNGLNNVAPDRVIASWSANWNDKWSSFVQANYAFGRSFDDAGLAFDGYLLMDAAVGYKLPYGRLNVAVANLLDKQYITYYSQAAQANDTRYFSGRGRTVTLGYSIDF, from the coding sequence ATGCGCACTTTACTTGCATTGATGCCATGCGTGCTGATTGCTCCGACGTATGCACAGGATGACACGACGAAAAAGGGTGAGGCGAGTGGCGATGAGATGGTGATAACCGCCTCACGTTCGAATATCCAGCAGCAGAAAGCGCCGCAGGTGGTTACGGTGATTACCAAGGAGCAAATCGAGCAGCAGATGCAGGTTACCTCCGATTCGTCGCAAATCCTGAGCAATCTGCTGCCTTCGTTCTCCCCTAGCCGTCAGAAAATGAGCGGCAGCGGCGAAACCTTCCGCGGTCGTGCGCCGCTGGTGATGATCGACGGTATCCCGCAATCTAACCCGCTGCGTCCGACTTACCGTGAGATGCATACGATAGATTACTCGATGGTGGAACGTATCGAAGTCATTCACGGTGCCAACGCCACCAACGGAATGGGCGCGACGGGCGGGGTGATCAATATCATCACCCGTCGGCCGGAAAACGGTTCGTTTAATCAGTACGTCAACGTACAGACGACGCTTCCGACTGAAAAAATTCGTGGTGAAACCGCCGGTTATAAAACCACCTATCGGGTCGACGGACGTCAGGACTATCTCGACTACTTGTTCTCGATTGGCTATGAGAATCAGGGGTTATATCTGGACGGTAATAATCGCCCCGTCGGCGTGGATAACACCCAGGGCGATACCATGGACTCCCGTTCCTACGACCTGTTAGCGAAAGTTGGGTACTGGCTGGATGACTATCAACGCATTCAATTGAGTGTGAATCGCTATAACATTAAAGGTGAAAATAGCTACCTCAGCGTGGATGGTGTGCGCAGGCTAGGTATTCCGACAACGTCGGTACGCGGCACGCCGCCGGGTGACGCGCCACATAACAGCGTATGGACAACGGGGCTGACTTATGAGCACCACGATCTGGCAGGGATGAAGCTATCGGCGTTGGTGTTTAATCAGCGTTATGAAGCGTTGTTTGGTGCAACTTTGTCGGATACTTTTCAGGATCCGTCTATTGCGCCAATGGATACGCTTTACGATCAGTCGCGCGCGATTTCCAATAAATACGGCACCAAGCTGGCGCTGACCAAAGATGATCTGCTGGATGACACGCTGAAAGTCACGGTCGGTTTCGATACGCTTTACGATAAAGGGAAGCAGGATCTCTACCTGACCAAGCGTACCTATGTGCCGGAGATGGAATACACCAACTATTCACCATTTATTCAGGGTGAATATCAACTGCTGGATAACGTCACATTGCACGCGGGCGTCCGCCATGAAATCGCTAAGCTTCAGGTTAACGATTACCAAACGCTGGCGTACTACAAAAATGTGACTGTACAAGGTGGTAGCCCGAAATTTAATGAAACGTTGTATAACGCGGGTATCGTCTATGCGGCAACGGACTCCCTGAGCCTGTTTGCCAACTATTCGGAAGGATTCGGTATGCCAGATGTGGGGCGTACGCTACGTTCCATCAACCGTGCGGACGTTAGCCTGAAGAATTTTGACGGCTTTAAGCCGATTGTGACAGATAACGTAGAAACGGGGTTCCGGTTCAAGAAAGATCGTTTCGATCTCGAAGCCAGCTATTACCAATCCAACGCGAAGCTGGGTGAACGTGTGGTGCAGAGTGGGGATGTCTTTACTTCCCAACGTCAGCGAACGCGTATTCAAGGCGTAGAGGTCACGGCGGGTTATCAGATTAATGAGCAGCATAAAGTCAACGCGTCTTACGCCCATATGGAAGGAAAATATGACAGCAATAGCGACGGTAAGCTGGATAAGAAGCTTAACGGTTTGAACAATGTTGCGCCGGATCGCGTTATCGCCAGTTGGTCTGCGAACTGGAACGATAAGTGGAGTTCATTCGTGCAGGCGAATTATGCCTTCGGCCGCAGCTTTGACGATGCGGGATTGGCGTTTGATGGCTACCTGCTGATGGATGCGGCTGTGGGGTACAAGTTGCCGTATGGTCGCCTCAATGTGGCGGTGGCGAATCTGCTGGATAAGCAGTACATCACCTACTATTCGCAGGCGGCGCAAGCCAATGATACGCGCTATTTCTCCGGGCGCGGCCGCACGGTGACGTTGGGTTATTCGATTGATTTCTAA
- a CDS encoding ABC transporter substrate-binding protein — translation MISKFTLFSDVQKSAIRQRFTLAVLWSFLLVTLAQAAEPSRQIQHALGVTTVTGTPLRIVTLFQGATDSAVALGIKPIGVVESWTEKPIYRYLRPALRGVTLVGLETQPSLETIALLKPDLIVASTFRHEKIYGLLSQIAPTIALDRVSEFKDTVQMMGVALNREDKANEMLSHWDRRVDVLRDQLKARFSARWPLSVSILEFREDHMRTYLPASFAGSVLSEIGFVWSRPESDTAGVMQKLTSKESIPVVDADLFFVLLRSDKPAVAQNYRNWQAHPLWQRLRAPRQQQVYPVDNVAWSLSGGILGANQMLDDIERQFADPAGKKSDIARESTTR, via the coding sequence TTGATTTCTAAGTTTACCCTGTTTAGCGATGTCCAAAAATCAGCAATACGGCAACGTTTTACGCTGGCTGTGTTGTGGTCTTTTCTGCTGGTGACGCTGGCGCAGGCGGCAGAACCGTCGCGTCAGATTCAGCATGCGCTAGGCGTGACCACCGTGACAGGGACGCCGCTGCGTATTGTGACGCTGTTTCAGGGCGCGACCGACTCCGCTGTCGCGTTGGGAATCAAGCCGATTGGCGTGGTGGAATCATGGACAGAGAAGCCGATTTATCGCTACCTGCGCCCCGCTTTGCGGGGCGTAACGCTGGTCGGGCTGGAAACGCAGCCCAGTCTGGAAACCATCGCGCTACTCAAGCCCGATCTCATCGTGGCGTCTACGTTTCGGCATGAGAAAATCTACGGCCTGCTGTCGCAGATCGCACCGACGATTGCGCTGGACAGGGTGTCTGAATTTAAGGATACGGTCCAGATGATGGGCGTCGCGCTAAACAGGGAAGATAAGGCGAACGAGATGTTATCCCACTGGGATCGGCGGGTGGATGTGCTGCGTGACCAGTTGAAAGCCCGATTCAGCGCACGCTGGCCGCTCAGCGTGTCTATTCTCGAATTCCGTGAAGATCACATGCGCACTTATCTGCCCGCTAGCTTTGCTGGCTCGGTGCTGTCGGAAATCGGCTTTGTCTGGTCGCGACCGGAAAGCGATACGGCAGGCGTGATGCAAAAACTTACTAGTAAGGAGAGCATTCCGGTGGTGGATGCCGATCTGTTCTTCGTTTTGCTGCGTTCGGACAAACCAGCGGTGGCGCAGAACTACCGGAATTGGCAAGCTCACCCGCTCTGGCAGCGGCTGCGGGCACCTCGGCAGCAACAGGTTTATCCGGTGGATAACGTTGCCTGGAGCCTGTCTGGCGGTATTTTGGGGGCGAATCAGATGCTGGACGACATCGAACGACAGTTTGCCGATCCTGCGGGTAAAAAAAGTGATATTGCAAGGGAGAGCACGACACGATGA
- a CDS encoding FecCD family ABC transporter permease, translating to MRQSIVTAAGIALLLLSIVASLMLGQTTISLGAVFSALFHYDPQQIDQILVLTTRLSRTVIAIVVGASLAVAGALMQALTRNPLASPGIFGINAGAMFSVVLLSSLLTFSSQIALAWTAYLGAAVAGIMVYVLGTLGNARSSHLRIVLAGAAISALFISFTQALLVINQDGLDSMLFWLAGSVSGRSLSMLLSLLPYFVIALFLALLLARHLNILVAGDEIAKGLGQRTALVRSLSGLCVIGLAGGAVAIAGNIGFIGLIVPHIVRRVLSADHRWLLPGCAIFGATLLLLADVAARLLIVPQEVPVGAMTALLGAPFFIYLARRGMRHG from the coding sequence ATGAGACAGAGCATCGTGACGGCTGCGGGTATCGCATTATTGCTGCTGAGTATCGTCGCCAGCCTGATGCTAGGGCAAACCACGATTTCGTTGGGGGCCGTGTTCAGCGCGCTGTTCCATTACGATCCGCAGCAGATCGACCAGATACTGGTGTTAACGACCCGCCTGTCGCGGACGGTGATTGCGATCGTTGTCGGTGCCAGTCTTGCGGTTGCCGGAGCGTTAATGCAGGCGTTGACGCGTAACCCGTTGGCCTCGCCGGGAATATTCGGCATTAACGCGGGAGCCATGTTTTCCGTCGTATTGTTGTCCTCGCTGTTGACCTTTTCCTCGCAGATCGCACTGGCGTGGACAGCCTATTTGGGCGCCGCTGTTGCTGGCATCATGGTGTATGTGCTGGGAACGTTAGGGAATGCGCGTTCGAGCCATTTACGCATTGTGCTGGCTGGTGCCGCGATTAGCGCGCTGTTTATCTCGTTTACGCAAGCGCTGCTAGTGATCAATCAGGACGGGCTGGATAGCATGCTGTTCTGGCTGGCCGGTTCGGTATCTGGGCGCAGCCTGTCGATGCTGTTATCGCTGCTGCCGTACTTTGTTATCGCACTCTTCCTTGCGCTGCTACTGGCGCGTCACCTGAATATTCTGGTGGCGGGTGATGAGATCGCCAAAGGGCTGGGACAGCGTACCGCGCTGGTGCGTTCGCTATCCGGGCTGTGCGTGATCGGGCTGGCTGGCGGCGCGGTGGCGATAGCCGGAAATATCGGTTTTATCGGGCTGATCGTGCCGCATATTGTGCGTCGCGTACTGTCTGCCGATCACCGTTGGCTGTTGCCCGGCTGCGCGATTTTCGGTGCTACGCTGTTGCTGCTGGCTGATGTTGCTGCGCGCTTGCTGATTGTGCCGCAGGAAGTGCCGGTTGGGGCAATGACCGCGCTGCTGGGCGCGCCTTTCTTCATTTATCTGGCGAGAAGGGGAATGCGGCATGGGTAA
- a CDS encoding FecCD family ABC transporter permease, giving the protein MGKVCTVRVGRFSRQIDLHTSVVALSLLLVLLAVVFLSLSLGQVVLSPTQVMSALLGKADSGVHFIVNDLRLPRALLALLVGGALAISGLILQSIVRNPLASPDILGITSGASAAAVFFLSFLAAVISQRWLPLAAMGGAWVTAIAIYLLAWKQSASPLRLVLVGVGLSAIMGAAVTMMLVFSPIGTTLTAYVWLTGSIYGAQWQHVSALAGWLLLGAPFLVGLARHVNVHELDDALACGVGQSVGRIRFALLTLSVALAGAAIAYAGAMAFVGLLAPHIAKKLANRSFSGLALVSALTGGLLVMVADLIGRTAFLPLDLPAGIFISVLGTPFFIYLLLRQRY; this is encoded by the coding sequence ATGGGTAAGGTGTGTACCGTGCGCGTAGGGCGTTTTTCGCGCCAGATTGATCTGCACACGTCTGTGGTGGCGCTCTCGCTCCTGCTGGTGCTGTTAGCCGTGGTGTTCCTCTCGCTGTCGCTGGGACAGGTGGTGCTGTCGCCTACGCAGGTGATGTCGGCGCTGCTGGGAAAGGCAGACAGCGGCGTGCATTTTATCGTCAACGACCTGCGTTTGCCGCGTGCGCTGCTGGCACTATTGGTCGGCGGCGCGCTAGCGATATCGGGCTTGATTCTGCAAAGCATTGTGCGCAATCCGCTGGCCTCGCCGGATATTCTGGGGATTACCAGCGGCGCATCGGCGGCAGCGGTATTCTTCCTCTCGTTTCTGGCGGCGGTGATAAGCCAGCGTTGGCTTCCGCTGGCGGCAATGGGCGGGGCGTGGGTTACCGCGATTGCCATTTATCTACTGGCCTGGAAGCAAAGCGCATCGCCACTGCGCTTGGTGCTGGTTGGGGTTGGGCTGTCCGCTATTATGGGGGCGGCGGTCACGATGATGCTGGTGTTTAGCCCGATTGGAACGACGTTGACGGCGTATGTGTGGCTGACGGGCAGTATTTACGGCGCACAGTGGCAGCATGTATCGGCGCTGGCGGGCTGGTTGCTGCTTGGTGCCCCGTTTCTGGTGGGGCTGGCGCGGCATGTCAACGTGCATGAGTTGGATGATGCGCTGGCCTGCGGCGTCGGCCAGTCTGTCGGGCGTATCCGGTTTGCGCTGTTAACGTTAAGCGTTGCGCTGGCAGGGGCGGCGATTGCCTATGCCGGTGCGATGGCATTTGTCGGCCTGCTGGCACCGCATATTGCGAAAAAGCTGGCAAACCGTTCATTCTCCGGCTTGGCGCTGGTGTCGGCGCTGACGGGCGGTTTATTGGTGATGGTGGCTGATTTGATTGGCCGCACGGCGTTCCTGCCGCTGGATCTGCCTGCTGGCATTTTTATCTCCGTGCTCGGAACGCCTTTCTTTATCTATTTATTGCTTCGGCAACGTTATTGA
- a CDS encoding ABC transporter ATP-binding protein, whose product MPENVQPTHVPPTDREAIASQSLTLSYEKQVVIDALDITLPAGKISVLVGSNGCGKSTLLKSFARLLKPTSGTIIVNGADIHRQSTVEVAKSLAILPQTPTAPEGLTVYQLVKMGRYPHQSWLKQWSATDEEKVLQALRSTGVLALKDRAVDSLSGGQRQRVWIAMTLAQDTDIVLLDEPTTYLDLAHQMEVLDLLRALNAQQQKTIVMVLHDLNLACRYAHHMVAVHNRTVFAQGNPRDILTEATVKTVFNLNCRIIDDPFFGTPLCIPFGREAVEVATDVG is encoded by the coding sequence ATGCCAGAGAATGTGCAGCCAACACACGTCCCCCCAACTGACCGCGAGGCGATTGCCAGCCAGTCGCTGACGCTGAGTTACGAAAAACAGGTCGTGATTGATGCGCTGGATATCACGCTGCCAGCCGGGAAAATCTCGGTGCTGGTGGGGAGTAACGGCTGTGGCAAGAGCACGTTACTGAAGTCGTTTGCCCGTCTGCTGAAACCGACAAGTGGGACGATTATTGTCAACGGGGCGGATATCCATCGGCAATCCACCGTTGAGGTGGCGAAATCTTTGGCGATTTTGCCGCAAACGCCAACCGCACCGGAAGGGCTAACGGTGTATCAGTTGGTGAAGATGGGGCGCTACCCGCACCAATCGTGGCTGAAACAGTGGTCGGCCACGGATGAAGAAAAAGTGCTTCAGGCGTTGCGCAGTACCGGTGTGCTGGCGTTAAAGGATCGCGCGGTGGATTCGCTATCCGGTGGGCAGCGTCAGCGCGTCTGGATCGCCATGACGCTAGCGCAGGATACCGATATCGTCCTGCTGGATGAGCCAACGACCTATCTCGATCTGGCACATCAGATGGAGGTCCTGGATTTGCTACGGGCACTGAACGCTCAGCAGCAGAAAACCATCGTCATGGTGCTGCACGATCTGAATCTGGCGTGCCGCTACGCGCATCACATGGTGGCCGTGCATAACCGGACGGTGTTTGCACAAGGCAATCCACGCGACATTCTCACCGAAGCTACGGTAAAAACGGTGTTTAACCTGAACTGTCGCATCATCGACGATCCATTTTTCGGTACGCCGTTGTGCATTCCGTTTGGGCGCGAGGCGGTGGAGGTTGCGACTGATGTCGGCTAA
- a CDS encoding IucA/IucC family C-terminal-domain containing protein — translation MSANHLTAPQWAMLSGTLQLTDASQRVGSDRCPSCKVLEPNYCRWLLDTLTPPLLSPSIKITASLLAKRIGFLTTAASLYAMSVYNKGLNMTLDNSVLEFGHQRLWTSTMPLYDLTVSQPETGLREVWRDSLFDTLFAQHLSPILHSLSAVSGVPLRILWENVAVRVFSLYEQRIEWDDPAAECSPGMTLAQQVQQDFDALLAAPGERFGCDDNPLRPFFRAKTRVPAVGSAVSFRNIRFRRTCCFYYKASQPQEYCNNCPLLRPTRETG, via the coding sequence ATGTCGGCTAACCACCTGACGGCACCGCAGTGGGCGATGCTGTCCGGCACGCTGCAACTAACGGATGCTTCGCAGCGGGTAGGCTCTGACCGTTGCCCAAGCTGTAAGGTGCTGGAACCAAACTATTGTCGTTGGCTGCTGGATACCCTGACGCCGCCGCTATTGTCGCCATCGATCAAGATTACCGCGTCACTACTGGCGAAGCGGATAGGGTTCTTAACCACGGCCGCCAGCCTGTACGCAATGTCGGTGTATAACAAAGGGCTGAACATGACGCTGGATAACAGCGTATTGGAATTCGGACACCAGCGTTTATGGACATCGACCATGCCACTTTACGATCTCACGGTGTCTCAACCAGAAACCGGGTTGCGAGAGGTATGGCGCGATAGCCTGTTCGACACGCTGTTTGCTCAGCACCTGTCGCCGATCTTACATTCGCTGTCTGCGGTGTCGGGTGTGCCGCTGCGTATCCTGTGGGAGAACGTCGCGGTGCGGGTGTTTTCGTTATATGAACAGCGCATTGAGTGGGACGATCCGGCGGCGGAGTGTTCACCAGGAATGACGTTAGCGCAGCAGGTACAACAGGATTTCGACGCCTTGCTGGCTGCACCTGGCGAGCGTTTTGGCTGTGATGATAATCCGTTAAGGCCGTTCTTTCGTGCGAAAACGCGGGTTCCTGCGGTGGGGAGTGCTGTGAGCTTTCGCAACATACGTTTTCGCCGCACCTGCTGTTTTTATTACAAAGCGTCGCAGCCACAGGAATATTGCAATAACTGTCCCTTATTGCGCCCTACCAGAGAAACGGGCTGA
- the rhlE gene encoding ATP-dependent RNA helicase RhlE, which translates to MSFDSLGLSADILRAIEEQGYRDPTPVQRQAIPVVLEGRDLMASAQTGTGKTAGFTLPLLQLLTSREAQHKGKGRRPVRALILTPTRELAAQIDENVKAYSKYLPLRSLVVFGGVSINPQMMKLRGGVDILVATPGRLLDLEHQRAVDLSQIEILVLDEADRMLDMGFIHDIRRVLAKLPAKRQNLLFSATFSDEIKALANKLLANPASVEVVRRNTPSELVTQHVHFVDKRRKRELLSQLIGENNWQQVLVFTRTKHGANHLAELLEKDGITAAAIHGNKSQGARTRALANFKDGSIRVLVATDIAARGLDIDQLPHVVNYELPNVPEDYVHRIGRTGRAEATGEALSLVCVDEHKLLRDIERLLKREIPRIAIEGYEPDPSIKAEPIVNGRQGNRGGGGGGARNASPRAQSGAPRGQSERSQGQGERRPADGNRQPRKAGGNSDSPWGTGGKGNGGKSSGEGQRRAPRPQNRSKPADK; encoded by the coding sequence ATGTCATTTGATTCTCTCGGCCTGAGTGCCGATATTCTGCGCGCGATTGAAGAGCAGGGTTATCGCGATCCTACCCCTGTTCAGCGTCAGGCGATCCCTGTCGTGCTGGAAGGGCGCGATTTAATGGCCAGCGCCCAAACGGGAACGGGCAAAACGGCAGGTTTTACGCTGCCGCTATTGCAACTGCTGACCAGCCGTGAAGCGCAGCATAAAGGGAAAGGTCGCCGTCCAGTACGCGCGCTGATCCTGACGCCAACCCGCGAATTGGCAGCGCAGATTGATGAGAACGTGAAGGCGTATAGTAAATATTTACCCCTGCGTTCACTGGTCGTATTCGGCGGTGTGAGTATTAACCCGCAGATGATGAAGCTGCGCGGCGGTGTGGATATTCTGGTGGCGACGCCGGGGCGTCTGCTCGATCTGGAACATCAGCGCGCCGTTGACCTGTCACAGATCGAAATTTTGGTGCTGGATGAAGCGGACCGTATGCTGGATATGGGCTTCATTCACGATATTCGTCGTGTATTGGCGAAGCTGCCGGCTAAACGCCAAAACCTGCTGTTCTCCGCGACCTTCTCGGACGAGATCAAAGCGCTGGCGAACAAACTGCTGGCTAATCCAGCCTCGGTTGAAGTCGTGCGTCGTAATACACCGTCTGAACTGGTTACGCAGCACGTACATTTTGTCGATAAGCGCCGCAAGCGTGAACTGCTATCGCAGTTGATTGGTGAAAATAACTGGCAGCAGGTGCTGGTCTTTACCCGAACCAAGCACGGGGCTAACCACCTGGCTGAACTGCTGGAAAAAGACGGTATCACCGCTGCGGCTATCCACGGTAATAAAAGTCAGGGCGCGCGTACTCGTGCGTTGGCAAACTTCAAAGACGGCAGCATTCGCGTGCTGGTCGCGACGGATATTGCTGCGCGTGGTCTGGATATCGACCAACTGCCGCACGTGGTGAACTATGAGTTACCGAACGTGCCAGAAGATTACGTTCACCGCATCGGCCGTACCGGCCGTGCAGAAGCGACGGGCGAAGCGCTGTCGCTGGTGTGTGTAGATGAACACAAACTGCTGCGTGACATCGAACGTCTGCTGAAGCGTGAGATTCCACGTATCGCTATCGAAGGCTACGAGCCGGATCCGTCCATCAAGGCCGAGCCGATTGTGAATGGTCGTCAGGGCAACCGTGGCGGTGGCGGCGGTGGTGCGCGCAACGCCTCTCCTCGCGCACAGTCTGGCGCGCCACGCGGTCAGTCTGAGCGTAGCCAGGGTCAGGGCGAACGCCGTCCGGCCGATGGCAATCGCCAGCCGCGTAAAGCGGGCGGTAATAGCGATAGCCCGTGGGGTACTGGCGGAAAAGGGAATGGCGGCAAGAGTAGTGGCGAAGGCCAACGCCGCGCGCCGCGTCCGCAAAACCGCAGTAAGCCAGCGGACAAGTAA
- a CDS encoding DMT family transporter: protein MNTLLYFSIVLIWGTTWIAISLQQGNVAAEVSVFWRFALASAVLLAFLTLTRRLHSLSPRAHLLCMVQGLCVFGVNFLCFYHAIAWISSGLESIIFSMAVLFNAFNSRLFFGQPLTRNVAIATPLGLIGIIALFWHDLTLIDAQPYLLWGVGLSILGTYCFSLGNMISAQHQRQGRDVLTTNGWGMGYGALWMGLFSLIQGYSFAPEYSTSYLGSLFYLAIFGSVIGFGAYFTLIGRIGASQAAYTTLLFPLVALSISTLFEDYHWRPNALIGLLLILAGNAVMFYRPRHLTAQPATAK, encoded by the coding sequence ATGAATACCCTACTCTACTTTTCTATCGTCCTGATTTGGGGGACGACCTGGATCGCGATTAGCCTGCAACAAGGCAACGTCGCGGCTGAAGTTTCCGTTTTCTGGCGCTTTGCGCTAGCATCGGCTGTTTTACTGGCGTTCCTGACCCTAACGCGCCGCCTACACTCACTTTCTCCACGCGCACATCTGCTGTGTATGGTACAAGGACTATGCGTATTCGGCGTCAACTTTCTCTGTTTTTACCACGCCATCGCCTGGATTTCGAGCGGGTTGGAATCCATCATTTTCTCGATGGCGGTGCTGTTTAATGCCTTTAACAGCCGTCTTTTCTTCGGACAGCCGTTAACACGCAACGTGGCGATCGCCACACCGCTAGGGCTTATCGGCATCATTGCGCTGTTCTGGCATGACCTGACGCTAATCGACGCGCAACCCTATCTGCTGTGGGGTGTGGGATTGAGCATTCTGGGCACATACTGCTTCTCGCTCGGCAATATGATCAGCGCCCAGCATCAGCGACAAGGGCGAGATGTTCTGACGACCAACGGCTGGGGCATGGGATATGGGGCGCTCTGGATGGGGCTGTTTAGTCTGATTCAGGGATATAGCTTCGCACCGGAGTACAGCACCAGCTATCTGGGTTCACTGTTCTATCTGGCTATCTTTGGTTCAGTCATCGGCTTCGGCGCTTATTTCACCCTGATCGGCCGCATTGGTGCCAGTCAGGCGGCTTACACCACGCTGCTCTTTCCGCTGGTGGCGCTGTCGATTTCGACGCTATTTGAAGACTATCACTGGCGACCCAACGCGCTTATCGGCCTGCTGCTGATTCTGGCGGGCAACGCGGTGATGTTCTATCGGCCACGCCATCTAACCGCACAGCCTGCCACGGCGAAATAA